In Candidatus Omnitrophota bacterium, a single genomic region encodes these proteins:
- a CDS encoding acylphosphatase, whose amino-acid sequence MPNQVHVFYEGRVQGIGFRFTVERIANQLGVYGWVRNLGDGRVELWAEGDSGILKEFLSQIKSYFLQYINNTEENWQQGVSLFQDFRVRF is encoded by the coding sequence ATGCCAAACCAGGTGCATGTGTTTTATGAAGGCAGGGTTCAGGGGATAGGATTCCGTTTTACGGTTGAGCGTATTGCTAATCAACTGGGAGTTTATGGCTGGGTCAGGAATTTAGGGGATGGTAGAGTAGAACTTTGGGCTGAAGGCGATAGCGGGATTTTAAAAGAATTTCTTAGCCAGATCAAAAGCTATTTTTTACAATACATCAACAATACTGAGGAGAATTGGCAACAGGGAGTTTCTTTGTTCCAGGATTTTAGAGTGAGATTCTGA
- a CDS encoding metallophosphoesterase: MRYGIFSDIHSNLEALDSVLDSYKHEAIDRYFCIGDIVGYAANPNECIELIRSKNVVCVAGNHDWASVGLFALDNFNPLAKEAVIWTRTRLNSDNIDYLQSLDLIYSDDDFTMVHGTLDRPQEFNYMSGGYTAWDSFEAMDNHICFVGHTHVPEIYIRKPDDYLESRKEDILSIEDDCSYIVNVGSTGQPRDGDRRAAYCIYDTQKRKLEIRRIDYDFLQTKRKITDAGLPEFLAQRLEIGR; the protein is encoded by the coding sequence ATGCGATACGGGATTTTCTCTGATATCCATTCAAATTTAGAGGCGCTTGATTCAGTGCTTGATTCCTATAAGCATGAGGCTATCGACAGGTATTTCTGTATTGGCGATATCGTCGGTTATGCTGCTAACCCAAATGAGTGCATAGAATTAATCCGTTCTAAGAATGTAGTTTGCGTTGCGGGTAATCATGACTGGGCAAGTGTAGGATTGTTCGCATTGGATAATTTTAACCCTTTAGCTAAAGAAGCCGTTATCTGGACACGCACCAGACTTAATAGCGACAATATCGATTATCTGCAGTCTTTGGACCTTATTTATTCGGATGATGATTTTACTATGGTCCATGGCACTCTCGATCGCCCCCAGGAATTCAACTATATGTCCGGCGGATATACCGCCTGGGATAGCTTTGAGGCGATGGATAACCATATTTGCTTTGTCGGTCATACCCATGTACCTGAAATATACATAAGAAAACCAGATGATTATCTGGAATCGCGGAAAGAGGATATCTTGAGTATAGAGGACGATTGTTCTTATATCGTTAACGTCGGGAGCACGGGTCAACCGCGCGATGGCGACCGTAGGGCAGCCTATTGCATATATGATACTCAGAAAAGAAAACTCGAGATAAGAAGGATTGATTACGATTTTCTGCAAACAAAAAGAAAAATAACCGATGCCGGGTTGCCTGAATTTCTTGCACAGAGGCTCGAGATTGGAAGATAG
- the ligA gene encoding NAD-dependent DNA ligase LigA, producing MPGCLNFLHRGSRLEDRVSENVKNKIERLKRDIRFHDRLYYVLSDPKISDKEYDVLLKELQALEDKYPQYKTEDSPTVRLSGGILKGFRSIRHVEKMYSLDNTYSFDEIYSWKDRVLKNLPDGKISYVAELKIDGVSANLTYRNGKLISAATRGDGQTGEDITENIKRVRSIPLTLSGDNLPEFIEVRGEVYMEKQSLSNLNRQREAAGEPIFANPRNAASGSLKLLDSEEVAKRRLLFYAHSLGAYSGVKLSGHFEFLQKLKYWGIRVNEHVKLCHTIEDVIEYCKLWQGKREGLAYEIDGAVIKVDNLEQQHKLGFTLKSPRWAIAYKFPARQATTEVMKIVFQVGRTGVITPVAELKPVECGGVIIKHATLHNFDEIERLGIREHDRVLIERAGEVIPKIIKVIERRGKSAVRIPKECPVCSGKVIKEKEEDVAYRCINPNCGEQLQRSILHFASRQAMDIEGMGEAVVSQLIGLKLVGSFSDIYRLKGKDLSALELFKEKKINNLLSAIDASRHRPLSRLIYGLGIRHVGEKAAYVLASKFGSINKLAAADMPTLQGIHEVGPIMAESIVDYFAQPQAKKLIEEFSSLGLNLKEEAKKTKNTPLTGKRVVFTGELKNFSRQEAEELVRQNGGYPISSVSKATDFVVAGDNPGSKYNNARKMNIRILNEQEFERFLK from the coding sequence ATGCCGGGTTGCCTGAATTTCTTGCACAGAGGCTCGAGATTGGAAGATAGAGTGTCTGAGAATGTCAAAAATAAGATCGAGAGATTAAAAAGAGATATAAGATTTCATGACCGCCTTTATTATGTCTTAAGTGATCCAAAAATTTCCGACAAGGAATATGATGTTTTATTAAAAGAGCTGCAGGCCCTTGAAGATAAATATCCGCAATATAAGACGGAAGATTCTCCCACCGTACGTTTAAGCGGCGGGATCTTAAAGGGATTTAGAAGTATCCGCCATGTGGAGAAGATGTATTCTCTGGATAATACCTATTCTTTTGATGAGATATATTCATGGAAAGACAGGGTCCTGAAGAATCTGCCTGACGGGAAAATAAGTTATGTTGCGGAGCTAAAGATTGATGGTGTCAGCGCCAACCTTACTTACCGTAATGGCAAGCTGATTTCAGCGGCGACTAGAGGAGACGGCCAGACCGGAGAAGACATAACTGAAAATATAAAAAGAGTACGTTCTATCCCTCTTACTTTAAGCGGGGATAATCTTCCTGAGTTTATCGAGGTGCGGGGAGAGGTTTATATGGAGAAACAGAGTTTATCTAATCTTAACAGGCAGAGAGAAGCTGCAGGAGAGCCTATTTTTGCAAATCCGCGTAATGCAGCCAGTGGTTCCTTAAAATTACTGGATTCGGAAGAAGTAGCAAAAAGGAGATTGCTTTTTTATGCACATTCTTTAGGTGCCTATAGCGGGGTTAAGCTCAGCGGACATTTTGAATTCTTACAAAAATTAAAATATTGGGGCATAAGAGTCAATGAGCATGTAAAATTATGCCATACTATCGAAGATGTGATAGAGTATTGCAAGCTATGGCAGGGAAAAAGAGAAGGCCTTGCATATGAGATTGATGGTGCGGTTATAAAGGTGGATAACCTTGAGCAGCAGCATAAATTAGGCTTTACTTTGAAGAGCCCGCGTTGGGCAATAGCATATAAGTTTCCAGCTCGCCAGGCCACTACGGAAGTCATGAAGATAGTTTTCCAGGTTGGCAGGACCGGAGTTATAACTCCGGTAGCGGAGCTTAAGCCTGTAGAATGCGGCGGTGTAATAATAAAACATGCTACCTTGCATAATTTTGATGAAATCGAACGTTTGGGGATACGGGAACATGACCGGGTATTGATTGAAAGGGCAGGAGAAGTTATCCCTAAAATAATCAAGGTTATTGAAAGGCGCGGTAAGTCAGCGGTGCGGATACCCAAAGAATGCCCTGTCTGTTCCGGAAAGGTGATTAAGGAAAAAGAAGAGGATGTTGCTTACCGATGCATCAACCCTAATTGCGGCGAGCAACTTCAGAGGTCTATACTGCATTTTGCTTCTCGTCAGGCAATGGATATTGAAGGTATGGGAGAAGCGGTTGTTTCCCAGTTGATCGGATTGAAATTAGTCGGCAGTTTTTCCGACATATATAGATTAAAGGGCAAGGACCTGTCAGCATTAGAATTGTTTAAGGAAAAAAAGATTAACAACCTGCTTTCTGCTATTGATGCCAGCAGGCACAGGCCGTTATCGAGGCTCATATATGGTTTGGGTATCCGCCATGTAGGAGAGAAGGCCGCATATGTTTTAGCCAGTAAATTTGGCAGCATAAACAAGCTAGCAGCAGCAGATATGCCTACCTTGCAGGGTATCCATGAGGTTGGCCCGATTATGGCAGAATCGATAGTAGATTATTTTGCTCAGCCCCAGGCAAAGAAATTAATAGAAGAATTTTCTTCGCTGGGTTTAAACCTTAAGGAAGAAGCTAAAAAGACAAAGAATACCCCGCTTACCGGTAAAAGGGTAGTGTTTACCGGAGAGTTGAAGAATTTTTCCAGACAGGAAGCTGAGGAATTGGTGCGCCAAAACGGCGGGTATCCGATTTCCAGCGTAAGTAAGGCTACTGATTTTGTTGTCGCCGGAGATAACCCCGGTTCTAAATATAATAATGCCAGGAAAATGAATATCAGGATATTAAATGAACAGGAATTCGAAAGGTTTTTGAAATGA
- a CDS encoding MBL fold metallo-hydrolase, which translates to MILERVVVGPYQTNCYLLAKGKGSEAIIIDPGSDADKIKNALIKHSLKPSLVINTHGHFDHIGCDSDFNVPIYVHKLDLPLLGSPEKNLSSLVSSHVAVNDEANALRDGQIIGVEGIKLEVIHTPGHTMGGVCLLVREPAAKKILFTGDTLFNCGIGRTDIAGSNPESLIESIKKRIFSLPDNIAIFPGHGPSSTIGHEKMHLDLDTL; encoded by the coding sequence ATGATTCTGGAAAGAGTTGTTGTTGGTCCGTACCAAACCAACTGCTACCTCCTGGCAAAGGGTAAAGGAAGCGAGGCTATAATTATTGATCCCGGCAGCGATGCTGATAAGATCAAGAATGCCCTGATTAAGCATTCGCTAAAACCGTCTTTAGTCATTAATACTCATGGTCATTTTGATCATATAGGCTGTGATAGCGATTTTAATGTCCCTATCTATGTCCATAAGCTGGATTTGCCTCTTCTGGGTAGCCCTGAAAAGAACCTTTCTTCATTAGTATCTTCTCATGTTGCTGTTAACGATGAAGCAAATGCATTAAGAGACGGGCAGATCATAGGGGTCGAAGGGATAAAGTTAGAAGTAATACATACCCCTGGCCATACTATGGGAGGCGTGTGTCTTTTAGTAAGGGAGCCGGCAGCGAAAAAAATATTATTTACCGGTGACACTTTATTTAATTGCGGTATCGGCAGGACGGATATTGCAGGCTCAAACCCTGAATCACTCATTGAAAGCATAAAGAAAAGAATTTTCAGCTTGCCGGATAATATCGCTATTTTCCCAGGGCACGGGCCAAGTTCGACAATCGGGCATGAAAAAATGCATCTTGATCTGGACACTCTATGA
- the xerD gene encoding site-specific tyrosine recombinase XerD produces MKELIDVFLNYLSVERGLSRNTIVSYREDLENYIRFLEKNNITVLSKASKNDIVNFMLHQRGRGISPTSIARRLAAIRMFHRFLVRERITKADPTVLIDSPKLWKRIPETLSVNEVESIISQPNLRTTQGIRDRAILEVLYATGMRVSEASNLKSGDINFEVGFLRCIGKGNKERIVPLGSKAIVSLKRYLEVGRPKMLKGRTCDFIFLSRSGSRISRQSLWKMIKKYAKDARIKKQIKPHMLRHSFATHLLEHGADLRSVQEMLGHSNISTTQIYTHVNKDRIKMIHKMYHPRP; encoded by the coding sequence ATGAAAGAACTGATTGACGTATTCTTGAATTATCTATCTGTCGAGAGGGGTCTGTCACGGAACACGATAGTCTCTTATAGGGAAGATTTAGAAAATTATATAAGATTTCTGGAAAAGAACAATATCACTGTTTTATCTAAGGCATCTAAGAATGACATTGTGAATTTTATGCTTCATCAGCGAGGCAGGGGGATCTCGCCGACTTCTATAGCCAGGAGGCTTGCTGCGATAAGGATGTTTCACAGGTTTCTCGTAAGGGAGAGGATTACTAAAGCCGACCCGACTGTCCTTATTGATTCGCCCAAACTGTGGAAAAGAATACCCGAGACTTTGAGCGTTAATGAAGTGGAGTCTATTATCAGCCAGCCTAATCTCAGGACAACACAAGGTATAAGAGACCGCGCGATATTGGAAGTCCTTTATGCTACAGGCATGCGTGTTTCCGAGGCATCTAACCTGAAGTCCGGAGACATAAACTTTGAAGTAGGCTTCCTGCGTTGCATTGGAAAAGGCAATAAAGAGAGAATTGTGCCTTTAGGTTCAAAAGCCATAGTAAGTTTGAAAAGATATTTAGAGGTGGGGCGGCCAAAGATGCTTAAGGGCAGGACTTGCGATTTTATATTCCTTAGCCGTTCAGGGAGCAGGATATCACGGCAGTCATTATGGAAAATGATAAAAAAGTATGCCAAAGACGCCAGGATAAAAAAGCAGATTAAGCCGCATATGTTAAGGCATTCATTCGCTACCCATCTGCTTGAACACGGGGCAGATTTACGCTCAGTGCAGGAGATGCTTGGGCATTCCAATATTTCAACAACGCAGATATATACGCACGTAAATAAAGACAGGATTAAAATGATCCATAAAATGTATCACCCCAGGCCATAG
- a CDS encoding CCA tRNA nucleotidyltransferase encodes MKRHLDKLPEEKKQIISAFSAIAASRGISIYLVGGFVRDLLLGRINLDLDIVAERDGISLAEEFAARLKAKAVFHKRFGTATIIVPGSGFKVDITTARSESYPYPASLPVVRRGNLKEDLFRRDFTINSMAICISQGEFGKLIDYYGGQKDLRDKKVRVLHKVSFIDDPTRILRAIRFEQRFGFSIEPETRILLRDAVKLKMLEATQPQRLRDEIILMLKEENCLKQLRRMDKLVGFRSIHNKLELKKKDYQLISSMQKEVSWYNKLYPDRRILDSWLIYFMAVVDPLNLKQAKEVTDRMVLKKGEDKRIFSYKSLFVKVERALSKDRISPLMIFRLLEPLSYETIIAFRAKTANAKVKSKIRDFFDIYNGMRLYVSGHDLHKLGLSPSPLYQKIFSRVLAAKINGKIRTREQELGLIRKYLRLGL; translated from the coding sequence ATGAAGAGACATCTTGATAAATTACCGGAAGAAAAAAAACAAATTATTTCTGCCTTTAGCGCGATAGCCGCATCCAGGGGTATTAGTATTTATCTTGTAGGCGGTTTTGTGCGTGATTTGTTATTGGGCAGGATAAATCTTGACCTTGACATCGTAGCAGAAAGAGACGGTATTTCTCTGGCGGAAGAGTTTGCCGCCAGGCTTAAAGCCAAAGCTGTTTTTCATAAAAGGTTCGGCACAGCTACGATTATTGTCCCTGGTTCCGGTTTTAAAGTTGATATTACAACCGCCAGGTCCGAAAGTTACCCTTATCCGGCTTCTTTGCCGGTAGTAAGGCGTGGGAATTTAAAAGAAGATCTTTTCAGAAGAGATTTTACTATTAATTCTATGGCCATATGTATAAGCCAGGGAGAATTCGGGAAACTGATTGATTATTACGGAGGCCAAAAGGACTTACGCGATAAGAAGGTGCGGGTGCTGCACAAGGTAAGTTTTATTGACGATCCGACAAGGATATTAAGGGCAATCAGATTTGAGCAGAGGTTCGGATTTAGCATAGAACCAGAAACAAGAATACTTCTCAGGGATGCCGTTAAGTTAAAGATGTTGGAAGCGACCCAGCCTCAAAGGCTCAGAGACGAAATAATCCTGATGCTTAAAGAAGAGAATTGCTTAAAACAGTTAAGGCGCATGGATAAATTGGTTGGATTCAGGTCTATTCATAATAAATTGGAACTTAAGAAGAAAGATTATCAATTAATTTCCTCCATGCAAAAAGAAGTATCTTGGTATAACAAGCTATACCCCGATAGGAGGATTCTTGATTCCTGGTTGATTTATTTTATGGCAGTAGTTGATCCTTTGAATTTAAAACAGGCCAAAGAGGTGACAGACAGGATGGTTTTAAAAAAAGGCGAAGACAAAAGGATATTCAGCTATAAATCTTTATTCGTAAAAGTCGAAAGAGCCCTCTCTAAAGACAGGATATCCCCGCTGATGATATTCAGGCTGCTGGAGCCCCTTAGTTACGAAACGATAATCGCCTTCAGGGCGAAGACTGCTAATGCAAAAGTCAAAAGTAAAATACGGGATTTTTTTGACATTTATAATGGCATGCGTCTTTATGTCTCAGGGCATGATTTACATAAACTCGGGCTTTCTCCCAGCCCGTTGTATCAAAAGATATTTTCAAGGGTCCTTGCCGCAAAAATAAACGGTAAGATAAGGACCAGGGAGCAGGAACTAGGGTTGATCAGAAAATATCTTAGGTTAGGCTTATAG
- the rbfA gene encoding 30S ribosome-binding factor RbfA, producing the protein MSRQDRVEKAIQKEVSSIIHDELKDPRLGFVTITRVEITKDLRDTKIFYSVLGQDKEHKDTKVALDSASGFIRKLIGERINLRFVPTIMFKEDRSSEYSVRIQKVLDEIYEKENIKTSSRKHKKK; encoded by the coding sequence ATGTCCAGGCAAGACCGCGTTGAAAAAGCTATTCAAAAAGAGGTAAGCTCGATTATTCACGATGAGCTTAAAGACCCTAGATTAGGCTTCGTTACTATAACCAGGGTAGAGATAACTAAAGACCTGCGCGACACCAAGATATTTTATAGTGTTTTGGGGCAGGATAAGGAACATAAAGACACTAAGGTTGCATTAGATTCGGCATCGGGATTTATAAGGAAACTGATTGGCGAGCGTATAAATTTAAGATTCGTTCCTACCATTATGTTCAAAGAAGACAGGTCTTCGGAATATAGCGTACGCATACAGAAAGTTTTGGATGAAATATATGAAAAAGAAAATATTAAGACAAGTAGTAGAAAGCATAAGAAAAAATAA
- a CDS encoding bifunctional oligoribonuclease/PAP phosphatase NrnA yields MKYMKKKILRQVVESIRKNKKFIITSHRNLEGDALGSELAFFRLLRKIGKEALMVNADPVPYSYSFLPDIEKIAKYKKSLAGLRFDCFVTLDCSGMNRCGEVSNIRINSDTVVNIDHHISNEAFGDVNWVDPKASSCSEMVYGLYKEMRVPFDKSSALQLYTGIMTDTGSFKYVNTTPATFMAAAELTKFNLDINGIYRKVYEDIPFEDIKFLLSVLPAIKRGVNGRIVWFKITKKITPGKLAIDLSEHLLNFGRSIKNVDVVVLFKENLGDNKEVRVNFRSQGRVDVNKIAAFFGGGGHKTASGCTIEGGIDEVIHKVIGKIKSEIK; encoded by the coding sequence ATGAAATATATGAAAAAGAAAATATTAAGACAAGTAGTAGAAAGCATAAGAAAAAATAAAAAGTTCATAATTACAAGCCATAGGAACCTTGAGGGCGATGCCTTAGGTTCCGAGTTGGCTTTTTTCAGGCTGCTCAGAAAAATAGGCAAGGAAGCGCTGATGGTTAACGCCGACCCTGTGCCTTATTCTTATAGCTTTCTGCCGGATATAGAGAAAATAGCAAAATATAAGAAAAGCTTAGCCGGATTGCGCTTTGATTGTTTTGTCACATTAGATTGCTCCGGCATGAACCGTTGCGGAGAGGTCAGCAATATCCGCATAAATTCTGACACGGTAGTAAATATTGACCACCATATAAGCAATGAAGCGTTCGGGGATGTCAATTGGGTCGATCCTAAAGCCTCATCTTGCAGTGAGATGGTATACGGACTTTATAAAGAAATGAGGGTGCCTTTTGATAAGAGCTCGGCATTGCAGCTGTATACAGGGATAATGACCGATACCGGTTCATTTAAGTATGTAAATACTACACCGGCTACCTTTATGGCCGCAGCTGAATTAACAAAATTCAATTTAGATATAAACGGCATTTACAGGAAAGTATATGAAGATATTCCCTTTGAAGATATAAAGTTTTTACTCTCGGTATTACCGGCTATAAAAAGAGGGGTTAACGGTAGAATCGTCTGGTTTAAAATCACCAAGAAGATAACTCCGGGGAAGTTGGCCATAGACCTAAGCGAGCATCTCTTAAACTTCGGCAGGAGCATAAAAAACGTCGATGTTGTAGTTTTATTTAAGGAAAACCTGGGAGACAATAAGGAGGTACGCGTGAATTTCAGGTCGCAAGGCAGGGTCGATGTCAACAAGATCGCTGCATTCTTTGGCGGCGGGGGGCATAAAACTGCAAGTGGCTGCACTATTGAAGGTGGCATAGATGAAGTTATACATAAAGTAATAGGCAAGATAAAATCCGAAATAAAATGA
- a CDS encoding bifunctional riboflavin kinase/FAD synthetase, with amino-acid sequence MKIIRGLGRLKLYKNTVVALGVFDGLHLGHRKIIAEAVKKARHINGTSVVLTFWPDPHYQDTLSSFDHKLKLIGSLGVEVCIVLSFNSKISSLSPSEFISRIIIDRLNASYLYVGRNFKFGKNASGDFNTLIGLAKKMGINVVGLKVIKAGGKIISSTYIRRLIRKGLLSQAEKLLLRPVSVHGKVIKGRAIGRNIGFPTANISPEHEIIPPPGIYAVRVFYGGKEFDGVCYIGKKQSILKRQSAKDFVEVHIFGINKDLYNKSLEIEFIKKIREDRKFRNILSLREQIVKDIKTTKAILSRHKKYHKI; translated from the coding sequence ATGAAGATTATCAGGGGACTGGGCAGATTGAAATTATATAAAAACACTGTAGTTGCTCTGGGTGTATTTGACGGGCTTCACCTCGGGCATAGAAAGATAATCGCCGAAGCAGTCAAGAAGGCACGCCATATAAACGGAACGAGCGTTGTGTTGACATTTTGGCCGGATCCTCATTACCAGGATACGCTTTCTTCGTTTGACCATAAATTAAAGCTTATAGGAAGCCTGGGAGTCGAAGTTTGTATAGTCCTTTCTTTTAACAGTAAGATCTCAAGCCTTTCGCCAAGCGAATTTATTTCCCGTATAATTATCGATAGATTAAACGCATCTTATCTTTATGTCGGCAGAAATTTTAAGTTCGGCAAGAATGCCAGCGGAGATTTTAACACTTTAATCGGTTTGGCAAAAAAAATGGGCATTAATGTTGTTGGCCTCAAGGTAATTAAAGCCGGCGGTAAAATAATAAGCAGTACATATATAAGGAGGCTTATAAGGAAAGGGTTGTTGTCTCAGGCAGAAAAGCTGCTTCTTAGGCCGGTCTCTGTCCATGGGAAAGTGATAAAAGGCAGGGCCATCGGCCGAAATATCGGTTTTCCCACTGCCAACATATCTCCCGAGCATGAAATCATTCCTCCTCCGGGGATTTATGCGGTCAGGGTATTTTACGGGGGCAAGGAGTTTGATGGAGTATGCTATATCGGTAAGAAACAGTCAATTCTGAAACGGCAATCAGCAAAAGATTTTGTGGAAGTACATATATTCGGCATTAATAAAGACCTTTACAATAAATCGCTGGAAATTGAGTTTATTAAGAAGATAAGGGAGGACAGAAAATTTAGAAATATACTCAGCTTAAGAGAGCAGATCGTAAAAGATATAAAAACTACCAAGGCCATACTATCCCGCCACAAAAAATACCACAAAATATAG
- the mraZ gene encoding transcriptional regulator MraZ, with amino-acid sequence MFYGEYIHTIDRKGRLILPAKFRDVAKANFIERFFVTRGLDKCLFMLSEEEWKSQEAKFRAIPFTKQQARTFNRLYFSGAIEVLADKQGRILLPQYLKDYAEIKRDVIIVGVSNRIEIWSKDKWQEFYSNSKTSFEEIAEKLLDNNP; translated from the coding sequence ATGTTTTACGGAGAATATATCCACACAATCGATCGCAAGGGGAGATTAATACTGCCTGCCAAATTCAGGGACGTTGCTAAGGCAAATTTTATAGAGAGATTTTTTGTAACCAGAGGTTTGGATAAATGCCTTTTTATGCTTTCAGAAGAAGAATGGAAGTCGCAGGAAGCAAAATTTAGAGCAATACCTTTTACCAAGCAGCAGGCCCGTACTTTTAACAGGCTTTATTTTTCTGGTGCTATAGAAGTTCTGGCTGATAAACAGGGAAGGATTTTGTTGCCTCAATATCTGAAGGACTACGCAGAGATAAAAAGGGACGTTATTATAGTCGGTGTCTCTAACCGTATCGAAATATGGTCCAAGGATAAATGGCAGGAATTTTACAGTAACTCAAAAACTTCTTTTGAGGAGATTGCGGAAAAATTACTGGATAATAATCCATAA
- the rsmH gene encoding 16S rRNA (cytosine(1402)-N(4))-methyltransferase RsmH, whose amino-acid sequence MSKNFHNPVMSKEVLDGLSLAPGKTIVDATVGTAGHSEQIIEKILPAGKLVCIDRDKESLEVARKRLLRFSNSTVFIHGNFSDLEKILNHEGIKKIDGILFDLGISSFQLDNAERGFTFQQDGPLDMRLDRDSYISAYDLVNNLHEDEISHLLWNFGQERWHRRIARVLVEQRQKSPISTTAQLADMVDRAIPYRYRRGYRKIHPATRTFQAIRIAVNRELEALETAINQAIGILTKKSRICVISFHSLEDRIAKHSFRKAAHTGLVKIITPKPATPLWSEIESNPRSRSAKLRVAERI is encoded by the coding sequence ATGAGCAAAAACTTTCATAACCCGGTTATGTCAAAAGAAGTGCTGGATGGCTTAAGCCTGGCACCCGGGAAAACTATTGTAGATGCTACTGTAGGAACCGCCGGGCACAGCGAACAGATAATTGAGAAAATATTACCGGCGGGGAAATTGGTGTGTATTGACAGGGATAAAGAATCCCTGGAAGTAGCCAGAAAACGGCTTTTAAGATTCTCCAATTCCACCGTTTTTATACATGGTAATTTTTCTGATTTAGAAAAAATTTTGAACCATGAGGGTATAAAAAAGATCGATGGTATTCTGTTTGACTTGGGCATATCTTCTTTTCAGCTGGATAATGCCGAGCGCGGGTTTACTTTTCAGCAGGACGGGCCTCTAGACATGCGTCTTGACAGAGACAGCTATATATCAGCTTATGATTTAGTCAATAATCTTCATGAAGATGAGATATCGCATTTATTGTGGAATTTTGGCCAAGAGCGATGGCACAGAAGGATAGCCCGCGTATTGGTTGAACAAAGGCAAAAGTCGCCGATATCAACTACGGCGCAATTAGCTGATATGGTTGATAGGGCTATACCTTACAGGTACAGGCGGGGATACAGGAAGATACATCCTGCCACCAGGACTTTTCAGGCTATAAGAATTGCTGTGAATAGAGAATTAGAGGCACTAGAAACAGCAATAAACCAGGCCATCGGCATTTTAACGAAAAAATCAAGGATCTGTGTGATTTCTTTCCATTCACTGGAAGACAGGATAGCAAAGCATTCTTTTCGTAAGGCAGCACACACAGGTTTGGTAAAAATAATTACTCCCAAGCCTGCGACTCCATTATGGTCCGAGATTGAGTCAAACCCGCGCAGCAGAAGCGCAAAATTGAGAGTCGCAGAAAGGATATAG